A section of the Hevea brasiliensis isolate MT/VB/25A 57/8 chromosome 17, ASM3005281v1, whole genome shotgun sequence genome encodes:
- the LOC110656512 gene encoding uncharacterized protein LOC110656512, producing MLEQLLIFTRGGLILWTCKELGNALKGSPIDTLIRSCLLEERSGAASYNYDAPGAAYTLKWTFHNELGLVFVAVYQRILHLLYVDELLAMVKREFSEIYDPKRMNYNDFDETFRQLRKEAEARAEELKKSKQLDRPVSDRKKQGQVKKGGFEGGNKKKSEANDGGDGDTGKSYKLENGHSNGNHVNIEGSRAVVANGKENASSNVGAFDVSKLQKLKSKGGKKTNAVVSKGSKVDVDPKKKVTKKNRVWDDSPQDSKLDFTDPVENGNENIEVVATDHGESMMDKEEIISSDSEAEDEEVGKESKPDTKKKGWFSSMFQSIAGKANLEKSDLEPALKALKDRLMTKNVAEEIAEKLCESVAASLEGKKLASFTRISSTVQAAMEEALVRILTPRRSIDILRDVHAAKEQRKPYVVVFVGVNGVGKSTNLAKVAYWLLQHKISVMMAACDTFRSGAVEQLRTHARRLQIPIFEKGYEKDPAIVAKEAIQEATRNGSDVVLVDTAGRMQDNEPLMRALSKLIYLNNPDLVLFVGEALVGNDAVDQLSKFNQKLADLSTSPSPRLIDGILLTKFDTIDDKVGAALSMVYISGAPVMFVGCGQSYTDLKKLNVKSIVKTLLK from the exons ATGTTAGAGCAATTGCTTATTTTCACTAGAGGAGGATTAATCCTCTGGACATGCAAGGAGCTTGGAAATGCTCTTAAAGGATCACCAATTGACACCTTGATTCGATCCTGTCTTTTGGAGGAACGATCTGGTGCAGCATCTTACAACTATGATGCTCCTGGTGCTGCATACACACTCAAATGGACTTTCCATAACGAGCTTGGCCTCGTGTTTGTTGCTGTGTATCAGCGGATTCTCCATCTACTGTATGTGGATGAGCTGCTTGCAATGGTCAAGCGTGAGTTTTCTGAGATTTATGATCCAAAGCGAATGAACTACAATGATTTTGATGAAACTTTTAGGCAGCTTAGGAAAGAGGCAGAAGCCCGAGCTGAGGAATTGAAGAAATCTAAACAGTTGGATAGGCCTGTAAGTGATCGTAAGAAACAAGGGCAGGTGAAAAAAGGTGGATTTGAAGgaggaaataaaaaaaagagtGAAGCAAATGATGGTGGTGATGGTGATACTGGAAAAAGCTATAAATTGGAGAATGGACACTCCAATGGTAATCATGTTAATATTGAAGGGTCTAGGGCTGTTGTTGCTAACGGTAAAGAAAATGCAAGCTCCAATGTTGGAGCTTTTGATGTAAGCAAGCTTCAGAAGCTTAAAAGTAAAGGTGGAAAGAAAACTAATGCTGTTGTTAGTAAGGGTTCCAAGGTGGATGTGGACCCAAAGAAAAAGGTAACAAAAAAGAATAGAGTATGGGATGATTCACCTCAAGATTCGAAATTGGACTTTACAGATCCTGTGGAGAACGGGAATGAGAATATAGAGGTTGTGGCAACTGATCATGGTGAAAGCATGATGGACAAAGAAGAGATTATCAGTAGTGACAGTGAGGCTGAAGATGAGGAAGTGGGGAAAGAGAGCAAGCCTGATACTAAGAAGAAGGGATGGTTTTCATCTATGTTTCAGAG TATTGCAGGAAAGGCAAATTTGGAGAAGTCAGATCTGGAACCAGCTCTGAAAGCTCTCAAGGACAGGTTGATGACCaagaatgtg GCTGAGGAAATAGCTGAGAAGCTTTGTGAATCAGTTGCAGCAAGTCTTGAAGGTAAAAAGCTGGCATCTTTCACAAGGATATCTTCAACAGTGCAG GCTGCAATGGAAGAAGCTCTTGTTCGTATATTAACTCCTAGGCGCTCTATTGACATATTGAGGGATGTGCATGCTGCAAAGGAACAGAGGAAGCCGTATGTGGTTGTTTTTGTTGGTGTCAATGGAGTTGGAAAGTCCACCAATCTAGCTAAG GTAGCATACTGGCTTCTGCAGCATAAGATCAGTGTTATGATGGCTGCTTGTGATACATTCCGCTCAGGAGCTGTTGAGCAGCTGCGCACTCATGCACGTAGACTTCAG ATCCCTATATTCGAAAAGGGCTATGAGAAAGATCCTGCAATTGTAGCAAAGGAAGCAATTCAAGAGGCCACACGCAACGGTTCTGATGTGGTTCTTGTTGATACTGCTGGTCGGATGCAG GATAATGAACCATTAATGAGAGCTCTCTCAAAGCTTATTTACCTCAACAATCCAGATTTGGTCTTGTTTGTTGGAGAGGCATTGGTTGGAAATGATGCAGTTGATCAACTATCAAAGTTCAATCag AAATTAGCTGACCTCTCTACTTCACCCAGTCCAAGACTAATAGATGGGATTCTTCTTACCAAGTTTGATACAATAGATGATAAG GTTGGAGCAGCACTGTCAATGGTTTACATCTCCGGTGCACCAGTTATGTTTGTTGGCTGTGGACAATCTTATACGGATCTCAAAAAGCTGAACGTGAAATCTATTGTCAAGACACTTCTTAAATGA